One genomic segment of Mycolicibacterium gilvum includes these proteins:
- a CDS encoding Dabb family protein: MYSVIRLLDVAEPERDRVLRDVRAAAARTGAHRTVVEPTLPGSRNGGDVLVHLRFQDEDEWRCHTADFEGALQDSAITRVNGAEYPGRPQRGHPGPSGVYRTLLLRVLPGTEPSVVARFEDELRLMPRYVRSITAWQLSRAQDPTGDAGWTHVFEQQFTDEAGLMGPYLMHPIHWAVVDRWFDPETTDVIIRDRVCHSFCALPAPVLD, translated from the coding sequence ATGTATAGCGTCATCCGACTGCTCGACGTCGCCGAACCCGAGCGTGACCGCGTCTTGCGAGACGTCCGGGCCGCGGCAGCCCGCACCGGAGCGCACCGGACCGTGGTCGAGCCGACGCTGCCCGGGTCCCGCAACGGGGGCGACGTCCTCGTCCACCTGCGCTTCCAGGATGAGGACGAGTGGCGTTGCCACACAGCAGATTTCGAAGGTGCGCTGCAGGACAGCGCGATCACCAGGGTCAACGGCGCGGAGTACCCGGGTCGTCCGCAGCGCGGCCATCCCGGCCCGTCCGGTGTGTACCGGACGCTGCTGCTGCGCGTCCTGCCCGGCACCGAGCCGAGTGTCGTCGCCAGGTTCGAGGACGAGCTGCGCCTGATGCCGCGCTACGTACGCTCGATCACGGCCTGGCAGCTCAGCCGCGCGCAGGATCCGACCGGTGACGCCGGGTGGACGCATGTGTTCGAGCAGCAGTTCACCGACGAGGCTGGGCTGATGGGCCCGTACCTGATGCACCCCATCCACTGGGCCGTGGTGGATCGGTGGTTCGACCCGGAGACCACCGACGTGATCATCAGAGATCGGGTCTGCCACAGCTTCTGCGCGCTGCCCGCCCCGGTCCTGGACTGA
- a CDS encoding SDR family NAD(P)-dependent oxidoreductase: protein MTGLLTGRTALVTGSSRGIGRAIAQRLAAEGATVAVTARAHQPSESVRAGVSAALPGTIDETIALIEQSGGTAFGLAADLENSEDRAALVDRVVERTGRLDILVNNAGFADYSVVADMSMDTFERTVEHYVRTPFVLTQAAVPHMKTQGQGWIVNIGSVTGLAPARPYREYNKTSGDVIYASMKAALHRFTQGVAAELLDADIAVNAVGPSSAVRTPGAAALIPDSFPTEPVEYLAETVLAMCHRPAAERTGLVAFSLHYPWSQKLPVHSLDGATVLPPLEPPATANPNILPAGL from the coding sequence ATGACAGGATTGCTCACCGGAAGAACCGCTCTGGTCACCGGAAGTAGCCGCGGGATCGGCAGGGCCATCGCGCAACGGCTGGCCGCCGAAGGCGCCACCGTCGCGGTCACCGCCCGCGCCCACCAGCCCTCGGAATCCGTGCGTGCCGGGGTGAGCGCCGCGCTGCCGGGCACCATCGACGAGACGATCGCGCTGATCGAGCAGTCGGGTGGCACCGCCTTCGGGCTGGCGGCCGACCTGGAGAACAGCGAAGACCGCGCCGCCCTGGTGGATCGCGTCGTGGAACGCACCGGCCGGCTCGACATCCTGGTCAACAACGCCGGATTCGCCGATTACTCGGTGGTGGCCGACATGTCGATGGACACGTTCGAACGGACCGTCGAGCACTATGTCCGCACACCGTTCGTCCTGACACAGGCGGCGGTCCCGCACATGAAGACCCAGGGGCAGGGCTGGATCGTCAACATCGGATCGGTGACCGGACTGGCGCCCGCGCGCCCGTACCGGGAGTACAACAAGACCTCGGGCGACGTGATCTACGCATCGATGAAGGCCGCGCTGCACCGTTTCACCCAGGGTGTCGCGGCCGAGTTGCTCGATGCCGACATCGCGGTCAATGCCGTCGGGCCGTCCAGCGCGGTGCGTACTCCCGGTGCGGCAGCGTTGATTCCGGACAGCTTCCCGACCGAACCCGTGGAGTACCTCGCGGAGACCGTGCTGGCGATGTGCCATCGACCGGCGGCCGAACGCACCGGCCTGGTCGCATTCAGCCTGCATTACCCGTGGTCGCAGAAGCTGCCGGTGCATTCGCTGGACGGGGCGACGGTTCTTCCGCCGCTGGAACCGCCCGCCACGGCCAACCCGAACATCCTGCCCGCCGGGCTCTGA